In Clostridium sp. SY8519, one genomic interval encodes:
- the mraZ gene encoding division/cell wall cluster transcriptional repressor MraZ, whose product MFMGQYNHTIDPKGRLIVPAKFRDQLGDEFVMTKGLDHCLYVYPMSEWEQIEEHFNEIITTGKEARKFSRFFFAGAASCEVDKQGRVLIPGVLREFAGLKKDTVLAGVRNRIEIWDADRWMAENEYEDMDEIAEHMAELGLGI is encoded by the coding sequence ATGTTTATGGGACAATACAATCATACCATTGATCCCAAAGGCCGTCTGATCGTGCCGGCGAAATTTCGGGATCAGCTGGGTGACGAGTTTGTGATGACCAAAGGTCTGGATCACTGCCTTTATGTCTATCCCATGAGTGAGTGGGAACAGATTGAGGAACATTTCAACGAGATCATAACCACGGGAAAAGAAGCCCGCAAATTTTCCAGATTTTTCTTCGCGGGAGCCGCTTCCTGTGAAGTGGACAAGCAGGGAAGAGTCCTGATTCCGGGCGTCCTGCGGGAGTTTGCCGGACTGAAGAAAGACACCGTGCTGGCCGGAGTCCGCAACAGGATTGAGATCTGGGATGCGGACCGCTGGATGGCAGAGAACGAATACGAAGATATGGATGAGATTGCGGAGCATATGGCGGAACTGGGACTCGGAATTTAA